A window of the Deltaproteobacteria bacterium genome harbors these coding sequences:
- the hemE gene encoding uroporphyrinogen decarboxylase: MKPSDYRFMKVCRGEPADTVPVWIMRQAGRYMSQYKEIRGKHTFLEMCKSPELATEVTLLPIDILKVDAAILFCDILIPVEAMGVKLDFIDGTGPVLDFTIETAGDVEKLIVPDPVEKTGFVMEAIRLLRRELEGRVPLIGFSGAPFTLASYIVEGGGSKNFIKLKMLMYQAPDVYRKLMKKITKTVIDYLNAQIEAGAQVVQIFDTWAGILTPEDYRKYVFPYTQEIIGNLNREGVPVIHFANESATLLPVIRELGADVYGLDWRIHIDEGAAILGENAIVQGNMDPTALFHPVKKIEEIAADIIRRGKSAAGHIFNLGHGILPPTDVRHAQALVEAVHKHGRRTENEPR, translated from the coding sequence ATGAAACCGAGCGATTACCGCTTCATGAAAGTGTGCAGGGGGGAGCCGGCAGACACGGTCCCCGTATGGATAATGCGGCAGGCGGGAAGGTACATGTCCCAGTACAAGGAGATCCGGGGGAAACACACGTTCCTGGAGATGTGCAAGAGCCCGGAGCTGGCAACGGAGGTGACCCTCCTTCCCATCGATATCCTGAAGGTTGATGCGGCCATCCTGTTTTGCGACATCCTCATTCCCGTCGAGGCGATGGGCGTGAAGCTCGACTTCATAGATGGGACGGGTCCCGTGCTCGATTTCACCATCGAGACGGCGGGGGACGTGGAAAAGCTGATCGTCCCCGACCCCGTTGAAAAGACGGGGTTTGTCATGGAAGCGATCCGGTTGCTCCGCAGGGAGCTCGAGGGGAGGGTTCCCCTCATCGGTTTCTCGGGAGCCCCCTTCACCCTGGCGTCCTACATCGTCGAGGGCGGTGGATCGAAAAACTTCATAAAGCTGAAGATGCTGATGTACCAGGCACCCGATGTCTACCGGAAGCTGATGAAGAAAATTACGAAGACCGTCATCGATTACCTGAATGCCCAGATCGAGGCGGGGGCGCAGGTAGTCCAGATATTCGATACCTGGGCGGGAATCCTCACCCCGGAGGATTACCGGAAGTACGTGTTTCCCTACACGCAGGAAATCATCGGCAACTTGAACCGGGAAGGGGTACCCGTGATCCATTTTGCCAATGAATCCGCCACCCTTCTGCCCGTGATCCGCGAGCTCGGTGCCGATGTCTACGGGCTGGACTGGCGGATTCATATCGACGAGGGAGCTGCAATTCTGGGGGAAAATGCGATCGTCCAGGGAAACATGGATCCCACGGCACTGTTTCACCCCGTTAAGAAGATCGAGGAGATCGCCGCAGATATCATCAGGAGGGGGAAGAGCGCGGCAGGGCACATATTCAACCTCGGCCACGGGATCCTCCCCCCCACCGATGTCCGGCACGCGCAGGCCCTTGTCGAGGCGGTTCACAAGCACGGCAGAAGAACGGAAAATGAACCCAGGTGA
- a CDS encoding radical SAM protein: protein MEFVPKWLALEITGKCNLNCVHCRSASSMSSFESVFDTEGAKALIDDITSFCSPVLVLSGGEPLLRKDLFEIAEYGTEKGLRMCLATNGVLVDDEVCRKIKASGIRIVSLSLDGSTEHVHDDFRNQPGAFEGTLRAASYFRNHDIEFIVNSSFTKRNQHEIADTYRLAKELGATAWYMFMIVPTGRGEEIMSELISKEDYEDILNWHYEMEKNETEMLVRPTCAPHYYRIVMQKAKEEGIKFQRRSLKFSTGGGKGCICAQTIAFIDCRGNVQPCSYFPVFAGNVTEKSFKEIWEHSELFQKLRDFSSYKDRCGSCEFLKICGGCRARADAVYEDYLAEEPFCDYVPLRMRKEREAKASGRKGPGS, encoded by the coding sequence ATGGAGTTCGTTCCGAAGTGGTTGGCCCTGGAAATCACGGGAAAGTGCAACCTGAACTGCGTTCATTGCAGGTCCGCGTCCTCCATGTCCTCCTTCGAGAGCGTCTTCGACACGGAAGGGGCGAAGGCGCTCATCGATGATATCACCTCCTTTTGCAGCCCCGTTCTGGTTCTCTCCGGCGGAGAGCCGCTCCTGCGCAAGGATCTTTTCGAGATAGCGGAGTACGGGACGGAGAAGGGGCTGCGCATGTGCCTTGCCACCAACGGAGTCCTCGTGGACGACGAGGTGTGCAGGAAAATCAAGGCGTCGGGCATCCGGATCGTGTCTTTAAGCCTCGACGGTTCTACCGAACACGTCCACGACGACTTCAGGAACCAGCCCGGCGCATTCGAGGGCACCCTGCGGGCCGCGTCCTATTTCAGAAACCACGATATCGAGTTTATCGTCAACTCCTCCTTTACGAAGAGAAATCAGCACGAAATCGCGGACACCTACCGGCTCGCGAAGGAATTGGGGGCGACGGCGTGGTACATGTTCATGATCGTCCCGACGGGCCGTGGCGAGGAGATCATGAGCGAGCTCATTTCAAAGGAGGATTACGAGGATATTCTCAACTGGCACTACGAGATGGAGAAGAACGAGACGGAAATGCTGGTCCGGCCGACCTGTGCCCCGCACTACTACCGGATCGTCATGCAAAAGGCAAAGGAGGAGGGGATCAAGTTCCAGCGGCGCTCCCTCAAGTTTTCCACGGGGGGAGGGAAGGGATGCATATGCGCCCAGACCATCGCCTTCATCGACTGCAGGGGGAACGTGCAGCCCTGCAGCTACTTCCCCGTGTTCGCCGGCAACGTCACGGAGAAGTCGTTTAAAGAGATATGGGAGCACTCGGAGCTCTTCCAGAAGCTCCGGGATTTCTCCTCGTACAAGGACCGGTGCGGCTCCTGTGAGTTCCTGAAGATCTGCGGCGGGTGCAGGGCCCGGGCCGATGCGGTGTACGAGGATTACCTTGCGGAGGAACCTTTCTGCGATTACGTGCCGTTGAGAATGCGCAAGGAGAGAGAGGCGAAGGCAAGTGGCAGAAAAGGCCCCGGTTCATAG
- the hemH gene encoding ferrochelatase: MNPGDRKKTAVILLYMGGPDTLSAIRPFLFNLLRDRDIIPIPGGVIVQTLFAYIVSGIRTRKVRPLYETMGGGSPLNQITQKQAALLERYLNEEGEDIYSVHVGMRYWYPFTRDAVREAKEHAPSRIVALPLYPHYSRTTTGSSLRELARCLRKE; encoded by the coding sequence ATGAACCCAGGTGATCGGAAAAAGACGGCCGTTATTCTTCTCTACATGGGCGGGCCGGATACGTTGAGCGCCATTCGCCCCTTTCTTTTCAACCTCCTGCGGGACAGGGATATCATACCGATCCCGGGGGGCGTCATCGTGCAGACGCTCTTTGCCTACATCGTGTCCGGGATACGGACGAGGAAGGTCCGGCCCCTGTACGAGACAATGGGCGGCGGTTCGCCGCTGAACCAGATAACGCAGAAGCAGGCAGCCCTGCTCGAGAGATACCTGAACGAGGAGGGCGAGGATATCTATTCCGTCCACGTGGGAATGAGGTACTGGTATCCCTTCACGCGTGATGCCGTCAGGGAAGCGAAGGAGCACGCACCTTCCAGGATCGTTGCCCTGCCTCTCTACCCCCACTACAGCAGGACGACGACGGGATCCTCCCTCCGGGAGCTTGCCCGATGCCTGCGGAAGGAG